A segment of the Nostoc sp. TCL26-01 genome:
GAAAGGCGTTACTATACTCTCCCTGATGGTGAAACTAAGGAAATGGAAAGTATCATTACTATCCGATTTTTACAATCAGGATGTGATGAGCTGCAAAAATTAGCCCAGATACATGAATTGCCACAGTCAGTGATTTTGACCTGTGGTGCAGAGGTTAACTGGTGTAGTACAGATGTGATTAACAACAGACATGAGTCCCAAGGTTCTACGCTATTTGGCGCTCTAGGAAACACATTGTACCGCGATCGCGGTTTTGCCACATCCAAACCAGTCACCGCTAAGTATCATTTTTCTAACTCAAAAACCCTATGTTTGCGTACAGAATACAATGGCTCAGTCTTTGAAGAAGAATTAAAACTCATTGGCAACAGATATCGTACCAGACAGACGATCATTTCTCGTGCTGGTGAACAGTTGATGATTGGTCAATATCTGGAAAAGAGA
Coding sequences within it:
- a CDS encoding phycobiliprotein lyase; protein product: MTSSLKLAHTADELQIMEFFQESVGQWRSERRYYTLPDGETKEMESIITIRFLQSGCDELQKLAQIHELPQSVILTCGAEVNWCSTDVINNRHESQGSTLFGALGNTLYRDRGFATSKPVTAKYHFSNSKTLCLRTEYNGSVFEEELKLIGNRYRTRQTIISRAGEQLMIGQYLEKRIE